One window of the Rhipicephalus sanguineus isolate Rsan-2018 chromosome 2, BIME_Rsan_1.4, whole genome shotgun sequence genome contains the following:
- the LOC119383378 gene encoding alpha-tocopherol transfer protein: MAAAVHHPPRFTSISTMKNEEASAPTNGSYFLEDGIISSMEEMEKMKQDAKLQLRELLAGETRLKCPDNDAFLVKFLRARKYNVDSAFKNIKKYFKVRRDHPELFVELDPDFNLFDTVCRKHKLVTLSREKDSKGRAIILLNLGTWNSGICSLDNFFRVGTALVEHLLLNDEVQLNGVVFVMDFKNLGIYHLTQYTIPVIKRLFSLMQASE; the protein is encoded by the exons ATGGCGGCGGCCGTGCACCATCCACCACGGTTTACGTCGATCAG TACCATGAAGAATGAAGAGGCGAGTGCTCCAACCAATGGGTCTTACTTTCTTGAGGACGGCATCATTAGTTCTATGGAAGAAATGGAAAAGATGAAGCAAGACGCCAAGCTGCAACTGCGGGAACTCCTTGCAG GTGAAACCCGGCTCAAGTGCCCGGATAACGATGCCTTTCTCGTGAAGTTTCTGCGAGCTCGAAAATACAACGTCGACAGtgcattcaagaacatcaagAAGTACTTCAAAGTACGAAGAGACCACCCCGAATTATTTGTCGAACTGGATCCGGACTTTAATCTGTTCGACACTGTGTGCCGAAAGCACAAGCTAGTCACACTGTCTCGGGAGAAAGACTCCAAAGGAAGGGCCATTATTTTGTTGAATCTAG GAACTTGGAACAGCGGGATCTGTTCACTGGACAATTTTTTCCGTGTCGGCACAGCCCTCGTCGAGCATTTACTTCTCAATGATGAAGTCCAGCTAAACGGTGTCGTGTTTGTCATGGACTTTAAGAACCTCGGCATCTACCATTTGACCCAGTACACGATACCGGTCATCAAAAGGCTATTTAGCCTTATGCAGGCAAGTGAATAG